Proteins encoded within one genomic window of Fragaria vesca subsp. vesca linkage group LG1, FraVesHawaii_1.0, whole genome shotgun sequence:
- the LOC101299229 gene encoding iron-sulfur assembly protein IscA, chloroplastic-like, whose translation MMAFSAITTHCPSSLLRLPATSPSASSSSSARNSVSFRFSSTSLSRGRRISIRSVSTSAAPKSEGIAPAISVTENALKHFNKMRAERNEDLCLRIGVKQGGCSGMSYTMDFESKENARPDDSIIEYNGFEIVCDPKSLLFLYGMQLDYSDALIGGGFSFKNPNATQTCGCGKSFAAEM comes from the exons ATGATGGCGTTCTCTGCAATAACAACGCACTGCCCCTCCTCTCTTCTTCGTCTGCCGGCGACGAGCCCGTCGGCATCGTCGTCGTCTTCAGCTCGGAATTCAGTCTCTTTCCGATTCTCATCCACAAGTCTCAGCCGTGGAAGACGCATCTCAATTCGATCCGTTTCCACTTCCG CTGCACCGAAATCCGAGGGCATTGCACCTGCAATTTCGGTTACGGAGAATGCATTGAAGCACTTTAATAAGATGAGGGCCGAGCGTAATGAGGATTTGTGCTTGAGAATTGGTGTTAAACAGGGTGGATGCTCTGGCATGTCGTACACGATGGACTTTGAGAGCAAAGAGAACGCTAGACCAGACGATTCCATTATTGAGTATAATGGTTTCGAGATAG TTTGCGATCCAAAGAGCCTCCTCTTCTTGTATGGCATGCAATTGGACTACAGTGATGCTCTTATTGGTGGAGGCTTTTCTTTCAAGAATCCAAATGCCACACAAACATGTGGTTGCGGTAAATCTTTTGCCGCAGAAATGTAG
- the LOC101307734 gene encoding uncharacterized protein LOC101307734 has product MMAKMSTLIGMFLVQWLAISVRTLAAGNENSADSGGSSRPPTEEELGAWLNVLKGAEFAIQNDKYQTALAMVSGVAARLKATVMSDQKGQDELSKLLTEIEHALKENDKDKAIMFTDAVGRNFEHQHGQTRARKQRHLHENADPHPNPHPDPHANPHPDPDPHPNPHPNPHPDPHPNPHPDPNVHDAQHDTVDTYGDRQMVSNRLQEVFLAINENQLDRARHLLRGFYRLLRDNRDLVSNENAVMFLHAIHQAEQHVREGSVSQATQALEGAASALGTVTQLQEGEV; this is encoded by the exons ATGATGGCCAAGATGTCAACTCTAATTGGGATGTTTCTGGTGCAATGGCTTGCAATTTCGGTCCGCACTTTGGCTGCCGG GAATGAGAATAGCGCTGATAGCGGTGGCAGCAGCAGGCCACCAACTGAGGAGGAGCTCGGAGCGTGGTTGAATGTTCTAAAAGGAGCCGAGTTCGCCATCCAAAATGATAAATACCAAACAGCTTTGGCTATGGTTTCAGGAGTTGCTGCTAGGTTAAAGGCTACCGTCATGTCTGACCAGAAGGGACAAGACGAGTTGTCAAAGCTGCTGACAGAAATTGAGCATGCACTGAAGGAAAATGATAAAGACAAAGCCATAATGTTCACTGACGCAGTCGGAAGGAACTTCGAACATCAACATGGACAAACGCGAGCCAGAAAGCAAAGGCACTTGCATGAAAATGCAGACCCTCACCCAAACCCTCACCCAGACCCTCACGCAAACCCTCACCCAGACCCAGACCCTCACCCAAACCCTCACCCAAACCCTCACCCAGACCCTCACCCAAATCCTCACCCAGACCCTAACGTGCACGACGCGCAACACGATACCGTAGATACCTACGGAGACAGGCAGATGGTATCGAACCGTTTGCAAGAAGTCTTCCTGGCTATTAACGAAAATCAATTGGACAGAGCTAGACATCTTCTTCGCGGTTTTTACCGTCTTCTTAGAGATAACAGAGATTTGGTTAGTAACGAAAATGCAGTAATGTTTCTTCATGCCATTCACCAAGCTGAGCAGCATGTTAGAGAAGGTTCTGTATCACAAGCTACACAGGCTCTCGAAGGAGCTGCATCTGCTCTTGGAACTGTTACTCAGCTACAAGAAGGTGAAGTTTAA
- the LOC101296231 gene encoding ras-related protein Rab7-like: MDSSMKRRTLLKVIVLGDSGVGKTSLMNQYVYKKFIRQYKATIGADFVTKELQIDDKLVTLQIWDTAGQERFHSLGAAFYRGADCCVLVYDVNVLKSFETLQNWHEEFLKQADPADTEAFPFILLGNKIDIDGGNSRAVSERRAQEWCAAKGNIPYFETSAKEDYNVDEAFLCVAKTGLTHEHEQDIYFKGISETVSEAEQRGGCAC; this comes from the exons ATGGACAGCTCTATGAAACGAAGAACTTTGCTTAAGGTCATCGTCCTCGGAGATAGTGG GGTGGGAAAGACTTCTTTGATGAATCA ATATGTATATAAGAAGTTCATTCGACAATACAAAGCTACAATTGGTGCTGATTTTGTGACAAAGGAGCTTCAAATTGATGACAAATTGGTGACTTTGCAA ATTTGGGACACAGCAGGGCAAGAAAGGTTTCATAGTCTCGGGGCGGCATTTTATCGGGGAGCAGATTGCTGTGTTCTTGTTTATGATGTGAATGTTCTAAAATCATTTGAAACACTTCAGAACTGGCATGAAGAGTTTCTCAAACAG GCAGATCCAGCTGATACTGAGGCATTTCCATTTATACTACTGGGCAACAAAATTGATATAGATGGCGGAAACAGCAGAGCG GTTTCTGAGAGGAGAGCCCAAGAATGGTGTGCCGCCAAGGGAAACATACCGTACTTTGAGACATCAGCAAAAGAGGACTATAACGTCGACGAAGCATTTCTCTGTGTAGCAAAAACAGGACTCACCCATGAACATGAACAAGACAT TTACTTCAAAGGTATATCAGAAACTGTTTCAGAAGCAGAGCAAAGAGGGGGGTGTGCATGCTAA
- the LOC101307441 gene encoding uncharacterized protein LOC101307441, whose protein sequence is MAKISTLTGMFLVLWLAMSIGTWATKDGKPPTEKEMQEWINVLREAEVALEADNFQTASARVAELVARLDNTNLPDHEKLAKFVEMLKIVEQAVDEDNKAKAIALITAIGASFEQQYGNAQGGGDKKRELLGDEVPQSKIMEVMGYLREASRAIEQVQYARAQEVMNTVYQNLNNDKQLCKEGKVLEFLKDINDAEQALKEDYRTKALESLNQAAGNFGVPMVHE, encoded by the exons ATGGCCAAGATTTCAACTCTAACCGGGATGTTTCTGGTGTTATGGCTAGCAATGTCGATCGGGACTTGGGCTACCAA GGACGGCAAGCCACCAACTGAGAAGGAGATGCAGGAATGGATAAATGTTCTACGTGAAGCCGAGGTTGCTCTTGAAGCTGACAACTTCCAAACAGCTAGTGCCAGGGTTGCAGAACTTGTTGCTAGGTTAGACAATACCAATTTACCTGACCATGAGAAACTTGCCAAGTTCGTAGAAATGCTGAAGATAGTTGAGCAGGCAGTCGACGAAGATAACAAGGCCAAAGCTATAGCTCTCATTACCGCAATTGGAGCGAGTTTCGAACAGCAATACGGGAATGCGCAAGGAGGAGGAGATAAGAAGAGGGAGTTACTCGGAGATGAAGTCCCGCAGAGCAAAATCATGGAGGTTATGGGCTATTTACGAGAAGCCTCCAGAGCTATTGAACAAGTTCAATATGCCAGAGCTCAAGAGGTTATGAACACCGTTTACCAGAATCTAAATAATGATAAGCAATTATGTAAGGAAGGGAAAGTCCTAGAATTTCTTAAGGACATCAACGATGCTGAGCAGGCTCTTAAAGAAGATTATAGAACAAAAGCTTTAGAGTCTCTCAACCAAGCCGCGGGCAATTTTGGAGTTCCCATGGTACATGAATAG
- the LOC101296515 gene encoding DNA-directed RNA polymerase III subunit RPC8-like, with protein sequence MFYLSRIEHSLRLPPSLLSHRLKDAVKGELENLFLDKVISNLGLCISVYDIESIKDHFILPNDGHPTLTVVFTMIMFRPFEGEIITAKVIESTADGLRLSLGFFDDIYIPNHRFPIPCHKKGDSKKNVVLWYWKPFDDELPIYLKDQIRFQVESVNYPKIPIEQPENSKPFAPMEVKGSIDFDGLGPVQWWQDVDEEA encoded by the exons ATGTTCTACCTTAGCCGAATTGAGCACTCTTTGCGTCTGCCTCCTTCTCTGCTTAGCCATCGTCTAAAAGATGCTGTCAAGGGAGAGCTTGAAAATCTTTTCTTAGATAAG GTGATCTCGAATTTGGGACTTTGCATTTCTGTCTATGATATCGAATCCATTAAGGATCACTTCATCTTACCAAACGATGGGCACCCAACGCTAACG GTGGTGTTCACAATGATTATGTTTCGTCCATTTGAGGGAGAGATAATTACTGCAAAAGTCATAGAGTCTACTGCCGATGGTTTACGTT TGTCACTGGGATTTTTTGATGATATTTACATACCAAATCATCGTTTTCCTATTCCGTGCCACAAGAAGGGCGACTCAAAAAA GAATGTTGTCTTATGGTACTGGAAGCCTTTTGACGATGAGCTTCCAATTTATTTGAAGGACCAG ATACGGTTCCAGGTTGAAAGTGTGAACTATCCTAAAATTCCAATTGAGCAGCCAGAAAACTCAAAACCATTTGCCCCAATGGAGGTTAAA GGGTCAATTGATTTTGATGGTTTAGGTCCTGTTCAGTGGTGGCAAGATGTCGATGAAGAAGCTTAG
- the LOC101294884 gene encoding probable ATP synthase 24 kDa subunit, mitochondrial-like — MAFSSRLLSKSRQLCSNGVVLQQERLIPVRHFAKEANRPVLKGDEMLKNIFLEVKNKFETALGVLRQEKITIDPNDPAAVSQYAKVMKTIREKADLFSESQRIAFTIESRTKDIPDARTYLLTLKEIRIKRGLTDELGAEGMMMDALEKVEKELKKPLLRKDDKGMALLTAEFDKINKKLGIRYEDLPKYEEQLELKKAKAQLQELEKEAFEAMDTQAKREEFKDEAMVEVKSLDIRNFI; from the exons ATGGCCTTCTCTTCCCGTCTCTTATCCAAGTCCAGACAG CTGTGCAGCAATGGAGTCGTTCTTCAACAGGAGCGTCTCATTCCGGTTCGGCACTTTGCCAAGGAAGCGAATCGCCCGGTGCTTAAGGGTGACG AGATGCTGAAGAACATCTTCCTGGAGGTTAAGAACAAGTTCGAGACCGCCCTTGGAGTACTGCGCCAAGAGAAGATCACTATTGACCCCAATGATCCGGCTGCAGTGTCTCAATATGCCAAAGTCATGAAAACTATCCGAGAGAA GGCGGATCTGTTCTCGGAATCCCAACGTATAGCATTTACCATCGAAAGCCGTACGAAAGATATCCCAGATGCTAGAACTTATCTGTTGACATTGAAGGAAATCAGGATCAA GAGAGGTCTCACTGATGAACTCGGTGCAGAGGGTATGATGATGGATGCACTGGAGAAAGTTGAAAAGGAACTGAAGAAACCTCTTTTGAGGAAAGATGACAAAGGAATGGCTCTTCTCACGGCAGAATTTGATAAAATAAACAAAAA GCTTGGAATTCGTTATGAAGATTTACCAAAGTATGAAGAACAACTAGAACTCAAGAAAGCCAAAGCACAACTGCAGGAACTTGAGAAAGAGGCTTTCGAGGCGATGGACACTCAGGCAAAGAG GGAGGAATTCAAAGATGAGGCAATGGTCGAGGTAAAGTCTTTGGATATCCGAAACTTCATCTGA
- the LOC101293134 gene encoding splicing factor 3A subunit 3-like, with translation MSSTLLDLALGAHMEVERLERLIMKDLQNQPTRRKERLAQSHRIRLMIDTICSITLRLILIYEDKDNAMKDEYAALEGQTDTHIEAMVIERAEEIREYHRRHPAALVVGANEEHKVEPQVEFSGEEAYGRYLDLHELYNQYINSKFGEPIEYHAYLDVFSQLHKTPRKLKSTRQYREYVETLVQYLVSFFHRTEPLQDLDKIFAKVEAEFEEEWEIAMIHTSEHVRDQQTVIDLEYFSTVEELVELGAEKLKEALASLGLKIGGTIQQRAERLLLTKDTPLVKVDKKHFAKGSRCNGAPHQVGMLKEIAFMEAKLKKLSELLSEVIARTKDNIVKKQVLTYEEIAAEREDEETQADDDTESDDDEQQTYNPLKLPMGVDGKPIPYWLYKLHGLGQEFKCEICGNQSYQGRREFERHFKEGRHQHGMRCLGIPNTKNFNEITSIEEAQELWKGIQARQGVKRWRPELEEEYEDREGNVYNKKTYTDLKRQGLI, from the coding sequence ATGTCGTCGACGCTACTGGATTTGGCGCTTGGCGCTCACATGGAGGTGGAGCGGTTGGAGCGTCTGATAATGAAGGACTTACAAAACCAGCCGACGAGAAGAAAAGAACGCTTGGCTCAGAGCCACCGTATCCGCCTCATGATCGACACCATCTGCTCCATCACACTAAGACTCATTCTAATCTATGAAGATAAAGATAATGCGATGAAGGACGAGTACGCGGCTCTTGAAGGCCAAACTGACACCCACATTGAGGCAATGGTCATTGAGAGAGCAGAAGAGATCCGTGAGTACCATAGGAGACATCCAGCTGCACTAGTTGTTGGTGCTAATGAGGAACATAAGGTGGAGCCTCAAGTTGAGTTTAGCGGAGAAGAAGCTTATGGACGATACCTAGATTTACATGAACTCTACAATCAGTATATCAATTCTAAATTTGGAGAGCCGATCGAGTACCATGCTTACCTTGATGTTTTCTCACAACTACATAAGACTCCTCGGAAGCTCAAGTCTACAAGGCAGTATAGGGAATATGTTGAAACCCTAGTTCAGTATCTGGTATCTTTCTTCCACCGAACAGAACCGTTGCAGGATCTTGATAAGATATTCGCAAAGGTTGAAGCTGAATTTGAAGAAGAATGGGAAATTGCGATGATTCACACTAGTGAACATGTTCGAGATCAGCAGACTGTTATTGATCTTGAGTATTTCAGTACAGTAGAAGAACTGGTAGAATTGGGTGCTGAAAAGCTAAAGGAGGCATTGGCTTCATTGGGACTGAAGATAGGAGGAACCATTCAGCAACGAGCAGAGAGGCTCTTACTTACTAAGGACACACCTCTGGTAAAGGTGGACAAGAAACATTTTGCTAAAGGGTCACGTTGTAATGGAGCTCCGCATCAAGTTGGCATGTTAAAAGAAATAGCTTTCATGGAAGCTAAGTTGAAAAAACTAAGTGAGTTACTGAGTGAGGTTATTGCACGAACGAAAGACAACATTGTTAAGAAACAGGTTTTGACATATGAAGAAATCGCAGCAGAACGTGAGGATGAAGAGACACAGGCTGATGATGATACCGAAAGCGATGACGATGAGCAGCAGACATATAATCCACTCAAACTGCCAATGGGTGTGGATGGGAAGCCAATACCTTACTGGCTGTACAAGCTTCATGGCCTAGGTCAGGAATTCAAGTGTGAGATATGTGGGAATCAGAGTTACCAGGGGCGTAGAGAATTCGAGAGGCACTTTAAGGAAGGGCGCCATCAGCATGGAATGCGTTGCCTTGGCATACCAAACACCAAGAACTTCAATGAGATCACATCAATTGAGGAAGCACAAGAATTGTGGAAGGGAATACAAGCACGGCAAGGGGTGAAAAGGTGGCGCCCTGAACTTGAAGAAGAGTATGAAGACAGAGAGGGTAACGTCTACAATAAGAAGACATATACTGATTTGAAACGACAGGGACTAATTTAA
- the LOC101308030 gene encoding uncharacterized protein LOC101308030, translated as MKAFVRQDIDIIPSHFILPRWRQGANKFRVTDSEALVKNDDKEQSEALRFSHMCRRATQLACHAAPSDEAYKMYMDGLDELSNKISEVNKVTKEVAIESEDHVFQDEVDQCASKSSESLLLDPNISKTKGRKKDDNSTRNTNSSKRIKSGMELAQSKKRKCTMYQQTGHNKLTCILNPDAKRNMNASTNQRNKNMQESDEETSEEKDSDSSHQE; from the exons ATGAAAGCATTTGTGCGTCAAGACATTGATATCATACCATCCCACTTTATTCTTCCAAGATGGAGGCAAGGGGCAAATAAGTTTAGAGTCACGGATTCTGAAGCCTTGGTAAAGAATGATGATAAAGAACAATCAGAAGCATTGAGATTTAGTCATATGTGTCGGAGAGCTACTCAACTAGCTTGTCATGCTGCACCTTCAGATGAGGCCTACAAAATGTATATGGATGGTTTAGATGAATTGTCAAACAAAATTTCGGAAGTCAATAAGGTGACAAAAGAGGTTGCTATAGAGTCTGAAGACCATGTTTTCCAAGATGAAGTAGATCAATGTGCGAGTAAGTCTTCTGAGTCATTGCTTTTGGATCCGAATATCTCAAAAACAAAGGGTAGAAAGAAGGACGACAATAGTACAAGAAACACAAACAGCTCTAAGAGGATAAAAAGTGGTATGGAGTTGGCTCAAAGCAAGAAGAGAAAGTGTACAATGTATCAACAAACAGGACATAATAAACTTACTTGCATTTTAAACCCGGATGCAAAAAGAAACATGAATGCTTCTACGAATCAAA GGAATAAGAATATGCAAGAGTCAGACGAAGAAACTTCAGAGGAAAAAGATTCAGACAGTAGCCATCAAGAATAA